A stretch of the Zonotrichia albicollis isolate bZonAlb1 chromosome 31, bZonAlb1.hap1, whole genome shotgun sequence genome encodes the following:
- the LOC102061811 gene encoding uncharacterized protein LOC102061811 isoform X7: MVTREDASGFLPRPLTLLANQHSRRGTANGDAGGAGAALPWQRGGRACGGKSEKRSPMAEPRPGPPSAPSAPQCSQFPPPSAPQCSQLPPPSLEGLIPPSHFVLRPRSLGAELEAERGRVHELEVELKALKGQSQHLGAELEAEKSRSHRLEVELEAEKGRSQQLEAELKTERGRSQVLRVELDALRGRGQRLEAELDAEKGRSQILEMELETLRGRGLGPEGAEPSPEQVLLGRWRQKVFQLLLQVSLQRGQELRLQGQVRSLGAAVAAGSRQVSLLELRLRQGEQERQALSQERLRAEAAEEELGKLGQALSRLLGTLGVALADVTVAVGALGTLSERLGRAQHRLQALVASGWLRWQRKPEGTAGDSSVPGPVGDAAPGPRCRHPRGHRGPRSASAPMGTPVTSSGTQVTSSGSGGTASTEMTSLWRW; encoded by the exons ATGGTAACGAGGGAGGACGCTTCCGGGTTCCTGCCCCGCCCCCTGACGCTCTTAGCCAATCAGCACTCGCGGAGGGGAACAGCCAATGGCGATGCAGGAGGGGCGGGAGCagcgttgccatggcaacggggcGGCCGGGCCTGCGGCGGGAAAAGCGAGAAAAG GTCGCCGATGGCCGAGCCCCGCCCgggccctcccagtgctcccagtgccccccagtgctcccagttcccccctcccagtgccccccagtgctcccagttgcCCCCTCCCAGTCTGGAGGGACTCATTCCCCCCTCCCACTTTGTGCTgcgccccag GTCCCTGGGGGCGGAGCTTGAGGCAGAAAGGGGGCGTGTCCATGAATTGGAGGTGGAGCTGAAAGCACTGAAGGGGCAGAGCCAGCACCTGGGGGCGGAGCTTGAGGCAGAAAAGAGTCGGAGCCATCGGCTGGAGGTGGAGCTTGAAGCAGAAAAGGGGCGGAGCCAACAGCTGGAGGCAGAACTGAAGACAGAAAGGGGgcggagccaagtgctgagggTGGAACTCGATGCCCTGAGGGGGCGTGGCCAGCGATtggaggcagagctggatgcagaaaAGGGGCGGAGCCAAATCctggagatggagctggagaccctcagggggcggggcctcggCCCAGAGGGGGCGGAGCCAAGCCCAGAGCAG gtgctgctgggccGCTGGCGCCAGAAggttttccagctgctgctgcaggtgagccTGCAACGGGGCCAGGAGCTGcggctgcagggacag gtgcGCTCTCTGGGTGCTGCAGTGGCTGCCGGGTCCCGCCAGGTGTCGCTGTTGGAGCTGCGGCTGCGCCAGGGGGAGCAGgagagacag GCCCTGTCCCAGGAGCGGCTCCGGGCGGAGGCGGCTGAGGAGGAACTGGGGAAACTGGGCCAGGCCCTGAGCCG gctgttgGGGACACTGGGCGTGGCCCTGGCCGATGTCACCGTGGCCGTCGGGGCCCTGGGGACCCTCAGTGAGCGCCTGGGACGGGCCCAGCACCGACTGCAGG cactggtggccTCGGGGTGGCTCCGGTGGCAGCGGAAAccggaggggacagcaggggacagcag tgtcccTGGCCCCGTTGGTGACGCAGCTCCAGGCCCTCGGTGCCGCCATCCTCGGGGACATCGGGGACCCCGcagtgccagtgcccccatgggAACACCGGTGACATCatcagggacacaggtgacatcATCAGGGAgcggtggcactgccagcacagagaTGACATCACTGTGGAGGTGGTGA
- the LOC102061811 gene encoding uncharacterized protein LOC102061811 isoform X1, with protein sequence MVTREDASGFLPRPLTLLANQHSRRGTANGDAGGAGAALPWQRGGRACGGKSEKRSPMAEPRPGPPSAPSAPQCSQFPPPSAPQCSQLPPPSLEGLIPPSHFVLRPRSLGAELEAERGRVHELEVELKALKGQSQHLGAELEAEKSRSHRLEVELEAEKGRSQQLEAELKTERGRSQVLRVELDALRGRGQRLEAELDAEKGRSQILEMELETLRGRGLGPEGAEPSPEQVLLGRWRQKVFQLLLQVSLQRGQELRLQGQVRSLGAAVAAGSRQVSLLELRLRQGEQERQALSQERLRAEAAEEELGKLGQALSRLLGTLGVALADVTVAVGALGTLSERLGRAQHRLQALVASGWLRWQRKPEGTAGDSSTVAPEVTSEVRGWHRGDTRGGSVPRVSPPCPPQATKGGDRTQPRPGTVPHSTISPMVSPCPARSQRWHRRARPSSRSSVVAAASAMAPTCHSRCSSSSPRVPRATAGATAASRALSSPSRATRAWLSAASASASAVGTLSGVPKASARATRAARARCCAASAGATSGGRAEGDT encoded by the exons ATGGTAACGAGGGAGGACGCTTCCGGGTTCCTGCCCCGCCCCCTGACGCTCTTAGCCAATCAGCACTCGCGGAGGGGAACAGCCAATGGCGATGCAGGAGGGGCGGGAGCagcgttgccatggcaacggggcGGCCGGGCCTGCGGCGGGAAAAGCGAGAAAAG GTCGCCGATGGCCGAGCCCCGCCCgggccctcccagtgctcccagtgccccccagtgctcccagttcccccctcccagtgccccccagtgctcccagttgcCCCCTCCCAGTCTGGAGGGACTCATTCCCCCCTCCCACTTTGTGCTgcgccccag GTCCCTGGGGGCGGAGCTTGAGGCAGAAAGGGGGCGTGTCCATGAATTGGAGGTGGAGCTGAAAGCACTGAAGGGGCAGAGCCAGCACCTGGGGGCGGAGCTTGAGGCAGAAAAGAGTCGGAGCCATCGGCTGGAGGTGGAGCTTGAAGCAGAAAAGGGGCGGAGCCAACAGCTGGAGGCAGAACTGAAGACAGAAAGGGGgcggagccaagtgctgagggTGGAACTCGATGCCCTGAGGGGGCGTGGCCAGCGATtggaggcagagctggatgcagaaaAGGGGCGGAGCCAAATCctggagatggagctggagaccctcagggggcggggcctcggCCCAGAGGGGGCGGAGCCAAGCCCAGAGCAG gtgctgctgggccGCTGGCGCCAGAAggttttccagctgctgctgcaggtgagccTGCAACGGGGCCAGGAGCTGcggctgcagggacag gtgcGCTCTCTGGGTGCTGCAGTGGCTGCCGGGTCCCGCCAGGTGTCGCTGTTGGAGCTGCGGCTGCGCCAGGGGGAGCAGgagagacag GCCCTGTCCCAGGAGCGGCTCCGGGCGGAGGCGGCTGAGGAGGAACTGGGGAAACTGGGCCAGGCCCTGAGCCG gctgttgGGGACACTGGGCGTGGCCCTGGCCGATGTCACCGTGGCCGTCGGGGCCCTGGGGACCCTCAGTGAGCGCCTGGGACGGGCCCAGCACCGACTGCAGG cactggtggccTCGGGGTGGCTCCGGTGGCAGCGGAAAccggaggggacagcaggggacagcag cacggTGGCCCCGGAGGTGACATCGGAGGTGAGGGGGTGGCAccgaggggacaccaggggtggctctgtccccagggtgtcacccccatgtcccccccagGCCACCAAGGGTGGGGACAGGACCCAGCCACGCCCAGGCACAG TCCCGCACAGCACCATCAGCCCCATGGTCAGCCCGTGCCCAGCCCGCAGCCAGCGCTGGCACCGCCGTGCCCGTCCCTCCTCACGTTCCAGTGTCGTTGCTGCCGCCTCAGCCATGGCCCCGACCTGCCACAGCCGCTGCTCGTCCTCGTcccccagggtccccagggcCACCGCCGGGGCCACCGCAGCCTCCCGGgccctctccagcccctcccgGGCCACCCGGGCCTGGCTCAGTGCAGCCTCAGCCTCAGCCAGTGCCGTGGGGACATTGTCCGGTGTCCCCAAGGCCTCggccagggccaccagggccgCCAGGGCCCGGTGCTGTGCGGCCTCTGCCGGGGCCACCTCgggagggagggcagagggGGACACCTGA
- the LOC102061811 gene encoding uncharacterized protein LOC102061811 isoform X6, translated as MVTREDASGFLPRPLTLLANQHSRRGTANGDAGGAGAALPWQRGGRACGGKSEKRSPMAEPRPGPPSAPSAPQCSQFPPPSAPQCSQLPPPSLEGLIPPSHFVLRPRSLGAELEAERGRVHELEVELKALKGQSQHLGAELEAEKSRSHRLEVELEAEKGRSQQLEAELKTERGRSQVLRVELDALRGRGQRLEAELDAEKGRSQILEMELETLRGRGLGPEGAEPSPEQVLLGRWRQKVFQLLLQVSLQRGQELRLQGQVRSLGAAVAAGSRQVSLLELRLRQGEQERQALSQERLRAEAAEEELGKLGQALSRLLGTLGVALADVTVAVGALGTLSERLGRAQHRLQALVASGWLRWQRKPEGTAGDSSTVAPEVTSEVRGWHRGDTRGGSVPRVSPPCPPQATKGGDRTQPRPGTVSLAPLVTQLQALGAAILGDIGDPAVPVPPWEHR; from the exons ATGGTAACGAGGGAGGACGCTTCCGGGTTCCTGCCCCGCCCCCTGACGCTCTTAGCCAATCAGCACTCGCGGAGGGGAACAGCCAATGGCGATGCAGGAGGGGCGGGAGCagcgttgccatggcaacggggcGGCCGGGCCTGCGGCGGGAAAAGCGAGAAAAG GTCGCCGATGGCCGAGCCCCGCCCgggccctcccagtgctcccagtgccccccagtgctcccagttcccccctcccagtgccccccagtgctcccagttgcCCCCTCCCAGTCTGGAGGGACTCATTCCCCCCTCCCACTTTGTGCTgcgccccag GTCCCTGGGGGCGGAGCTTGAGGCAGAAAGGGGGCGTGTCCATGAATTGGAGGTGGAGCTGAAAGCACTGAAGGGGCAGAGCCAGCACCTGGGGGCGGAGCTTGAGGCAGAAAAGAGTCGGAGCCATCGGCTGGAGGTGGAGCTTGAAGCAGAAAAGGGGCGGAGCCAACAGCTGGAGGCAGAACTGAAGACAGAAAGGGGgcggagccaagtgctgagggTGGAACTCGATGCCCTGAGGGGGCGTGGCCAGCGATtggaggcagagctggatgcagaaaAGGGGCGGAGCCAAATCctggagatggagctggagaccctcagggggcggggcctcggCCCAGAGGGGGCGGAGCCAAGCCCAGAGCAG gtgctgctgggccGCTGGCGCCAGAAggttttccagctgctgctgcaggtgagccTGCAACGGGGCCAGGAGCTGcggctgcagggacag gtgcGCTCTCTGGGTGCTGCAGTGGCTGCCGGGTCCCGCCAGGTGTCGCTGTTGGAGCTGCGGCTGCGCCAGGGGGAGCAGgagagacag GCCCTGTCCCAGGAGCGGCTCCGGGCGGAGGCGGCTGAGGAGGAACTGGGGAAACTGGGCCAGGCCCTGAGCCG gctgttgGGGACACTGGGCGTGGCCCTGGCCGATGTCACCGTGGCCGTCGGGGCCCTGGGGACCCTCAGTGAGCGCCTGGGACGGGCCCAGCACCGACTGCAGG cactggtggccTCGGGGTGGCTCCGGTGGCAGCGGAAAccggaggggacagcaggggacagcag cacggTGGCCCCGGAGGTGACATCGGAGGTGAGGGGGTGGCAccgaggggacaccaggggtggctctgtccccagggtgtcacccccatgtcccccccagGCCACCAAGGGTGGGGACAGGACCCAGCCACGCCCAGGCACAG tgtcccTGGCCCCGTTGGTGACGCAGCTCCAGGCCCTCGGTGCCGCCATCCTCGGGGACATCGGGGACCCCGcagtgccagtgcccccatgggAACACCGGTGA
- the LOC102061811 gene encoding uncharacterized protein LOC102061811 isoform X3: MVTREDASGFLPRPLTLLANQHSRRGTANGDAGGAGAALPWQRGGRACGGKSEKRSPMAEPRPGPPSAPSAPQCSQFPPPSAPQCSQLPPPSLEGLIPPSHFVLRPRSLGAELEAERGRVHELEVELKALKGQSQHLGAELEAEKSRSHRLEVELEAEKGRSQQLEAELKTERGRSQVLRVELDALRGRGQRLEAELDAEKGRSQILEMELETLRGRGLGPEGAEPSPEQVLLGRWRQKVFQLLLQVRSLGAAVAAGSRQVSLLELRLRQGEQERQALSQERLRAEAAEEELGKLGQALSRLLGTLGVALADVTVAVGALGTLSERLGRAQHRLQALVASGWLRWQRKPEGTAGDSSTVAPEVTSEVRGWHRGDTRGGSVPRVSPPCPPQATKGGDRTQPRPGTVPHSTISPMVSPCPARSQRWHRRARPSSRSSVVAAASAMAPTCHSRCSSSSPRVPRATAGATAASRALSSPSRATRAWLSAASASASAVGTLSGVPKASARATRAARARCCAASAGATSGGRAEGDT; encoded by the exons ATGGTAACGAGGGAGGACGCTTCCGGGTTCCTGCCCCGCCCCCTGACGCTCTTAGCCAATCAGCACTCGCGGAGGGGAACAGCCAATGGCGATGCAGGAGGGGCGGGAGCagcgttgccatggcaacggggcGGCCGGGCCTGCGGCGGGAAAAGCGAGAAAAG GTCGCCGATGGCCGAGCCCCGCCCgggccctcccagtgctcccagtgccccccagtgctcccagttcccccctcccagtgccccccagtgctcccagttgcCCCCTCCCAGTCTGGAGGGACTCATTCCCCCCTCCCACTTTGTGCTgcgccccag GTCCCTGGGGGCGGAGCTTGAGGCAGAAAGGGGGCGTGTCCATGAATTGGAGGTGGAGCTGAAAGCACTGAAGGGGCAGAGCCAGCACCTGGGGGCGGAGCTTGAGGCAGAAAAGAGTCGGAGCCATCGGCTGGAGGTGGAGCTTGAAGCAGAAAAGGGGCGGAGCCAACAGCTGGAGGCAGAACTGAAGACAGAAAGGGGgcggagccaagtgctgagggTGGAACTCGATGCCCTGAGGGGGCGTGGCCAGCGATtggaggcagagctggatgcagaaaAGGGGCGGAGCCAAATCctggagatggagctggagaccctcagggggcggggcctcggCCCAGAGGGGGCGGAGCCAAGCCCAGAGCAG gtgctgctgggccGCTGGCGCCAGAAggttttccagctgctgctgcag gtgcGCTCTCTGGGTGCTGCAGTGGCTGCCGGGTCCCGCCAGGTGTCGCTGTTGGAGCTGCGGCTGCGCCAGGGGGAGCAGgagagacag GCCCTGTCCCAGGAGCGGCTCCGGGCGGAGGCGGCTGAGGAGGAACTGGGGAAACTGGGCCAGGCCCTGAGCCG gctgttgGGGACACTGGGCGTGGCCCTGGCCGATGTCACCGTGGCCGTCGGGGCCCTGGGGACCCTCAGTGAGCGCCTGGGACGGGCCCAGCACCGACTGCAGG cactggtggccTCGGGGTGGCTCCGGTGGCAGCGGAAAccggaggggacagcaggggacagcag cacggTGGCCCCGGAGGTGACATCGGAGGTGAGGGGGTGGCAccgaggggacaccaggggtggctctgtccccagggtgtcacccccatgtcccccccagGCCACCAAGGGTGGGGACAGGACCCAGCCACGCCCAGGCACAG TCCCGCACAGCACCATCAGCCCCATGGTCAGCCCGTGCCCAGCCCGCAGCCAGCGCTGGCACCGCCGTGCCCGTCCCTCCTCACGTTCCAGTGTCGTTGCTGCCGCCTCAGCCATGGCCCCGACCTGCCACAGCCGCTGCTCGTCCTCGTcccccagggtccccagggcCACCGCCGGGGCCACCGCAGCCTCCCGGgccctctccagcccctcccgGGCCACCCGGGCCTGGCTCAGTGCAGCCTCAGCCTCAGCCAGTGCCGTGGGGACATTGTCCGGTGTCCCCAAGGCCTCggccagggccaccagggccgCCAGGGCCCGGTGCTGTGCGGCCTCTGCCGGGGCCACCTCgggagggagggcagagggGGACACCTGA
- the LOC102061811 gene encoding uncharacterized protein LOC102061811 isoform X8, protein METPEPGHHGNEGGRFRVPAPPPDALSQSALAEGNSQWRCRRGGSSVAMATGRPGLRREKREKVLLGRWRQKVFQLLLQVSLQRGQELRLQGQVRSLGAAVAAGSRQVSLLELRLRQGEQERQALSQERLRAEAAEEELGKLGQALSRLLGTLGVALADVTVAVGALGTLSERLGRAQHRLQALVASGWLRWQRKPEGTAGDSSTVAPEVTSEVRGWHRGDTRGGSVPRVSPPCPPQATKGGDRTQPRPGTVPHSTISPMVSPCPARSQRWHRRARPSSRSSVVAAASAMAPTCHSRCSSSSPRVPRATAGATAASRALSSPSRATRAWLSAASASASAVGTLSGVPKASARATRAARARCCAASAGATSGGRAEGDT, encoded by the exons ATGGAAACGCCCGAGCCGGGTCACCATGGTAACGAGGGAGGACGCTTCCGGGTTCCTGCCCCGCCCCCTGACGCTCTTAGCCAATCAGCACTCGCGGAGGGGAACAGCCAATGGCGATGCAGGAGGGGCGGGAGCagcgttgccatggcaacggggcGGCCGGGCCTGCGGCGGGAAAAGCGAGAAAAG gtgctgctgggccGCTGGCGCCAGAAggttttccagctgctgctgcaggtgagccTGCAACGGGGCCAGGAGCTGcggctgcagggacag gtgcGCTCTCTGGGTGCTGCAGTGGCTGCCGGGTCCCGCCAGGTGTCGCTGTTGGAGCTGCGGCTGCGCCAGGGGGAGCAGgagagacag GCCCTGTCCCAGGAGCGGCTCCGGGCGGAGGCGGCTGAGGAGGAACTGGGGAAACTGGGCCAGGCCCTGAGCCG gctgttgGGGACACTGGGCGTGGCCCTGGCCGATGTCACCGTGGCCGTCGGGGCCCTGGGGACCCTCAGTGAGCGCCTGGGACGGGCCCAGCACCGACTGCAGG cactggtggccTCGGGGTGGCTCCGGTGGCAGCGGAAAccggaggggacagcaggggacagcag cacggTGGCCCCGGAGGTGACATCGGAGGTGAGGGGGTGGCAccgaggggacaccaggggtggctctgtccccagggtgtcacccccatgtcccccccagGCCACCAAGGGTGGGGACAGGACCCAGCCACGCCCAGGCACAG TCCCGCACAGCACCATCAGCCCCATGGTCAGCCCGTGCCCAGCCCGCAGCCAGCGCTGGCACCGCCGTGCCCGTCCCTCCTCACGTTCCAGTGTCGTTGCTGCCGCCTCAGCCATGGCCCCGACCTGCCACAGCCGCTGCTCGTCCTCGTcccccagggtccccagggcCACCGCCGGGGCCACCGCAGCCTCCCGGgccctctccagcccctcccgGGCCACCCGGGCCTGGCTCAGTGCAGCCTCAGCCTCAGCCAGTGCCGTGGGGACATTGTCCGGTGTCCCCAAGGCCTCggccagggccaccagggccgCCAGGGCCCGGTGCTGTGCGGCCTCTGCCGGGGCCACCTCgggagggagggcagagggGGACACCTGA
- the LOC102061811 gene encoding uncharacterized protein LOC102061811 isoform X4 yields MVTREDASGFLPRPLTLLANQHSRRGTANGDAGGAGAALPWQRGGRACGGKSEKRSLGAELEAERGRVHELEVELKALKGQSQHLGAELEAEKSRSHRLEVELEAEKGRSQQLEAELKTERGRSQVLRVELDALRGRGQRLEAELDAEKGRSQILEMELETLRGRGLGPEGAEPSPEQVLLGRWRQKVFQLLLQVSLQRGQELRLQGQVRSLGAAVAAGSRQVSLLELRLRQGEQERQALSQERLRAEAAEEELGKLGQALSRLLGTLGVALADVTVAVGALGTLSERLGRAQHRLQALVASGWLRWQRKPEGTAGDSSTVAPEVTSEVRGWHRGDTRGGSVPRVSPPCPPQATKGGDRTQPRPGTVPHSTISPMVSPCPARSQRWHRRARPSSRSSVVAAASAMAPTCHSRCSSSSPRVPRATAGATAASRALSSPSRATRAWLSAASASASAVGTLSGVPKASARATRAARARCCAASAGATSGGRAEGDT; encoded by the exons ATGGTAACGAGGGAGGACGCTTCCGGGTTCCTGCCCCGCCCCCTGACGCTCTTAGCCAATCAGCACTCGCGGAGGGGAACAGCCAATGGCGATGCAGGAGGGGCGGGAGCagcgttgccatggcaacggggcGGCCGGGCCTGCGGCGGGAAAAGCGAGAAAAG GTCCCTGGGGGCGGAGCTTGAGGCAGAAAGGGGGCGTGTCCATGAATTGGAGGTGGAGCTGAAAGCACTGAAGGGGCAGAGCCAGCACCTGGGGGCGGAGCTTGAGGCAGAAAAGAGTCGGAGCCATCGGCTGGAGGTGGAGCTTGAAGCAGAAAAGGGGCGGAGCCAACAGCTGGAGGCAGAACTGAAGACAGAAAGGGGgcggagccaagtgctgagggTGGAACTCGATGCCCTGAGGGGGCGTGGCCAGCGATtggaggcagagctggatgcagaaaAGGGGCGGAGCCAAATCctggagatggagctggagaccctcagggggcggggcctcggCCCAGAGGGGGCGGAGCCAAGCCCAGAGCAG gtgctgctgggccGCTGGCGCCAGAAggttttccagctgctgctgcaggtgagccTGCAACGGGGCCAGGAGCTGcggctgcagggacag gtgcGCTCTCTGGGTGCTGCAGTGGCTGCCGGGTCCCGCCAGGTGTCGCTGTTGGAGCTGCGGCTGCGCCAGGGGGAGCAGgagagacag GCCCTGTCCCAGGAGCGGCTCCGGGCGGAGGCGGCTGAGGAGGAACTGGGGAAACTGGGCCAGGCCCTGAGCCG gctgttgGGGACACTGGGCGTGGCCCTGGCCGATGTCACCGTGGCCGTCGGGGCCCTGGGGACCCTCAGTGAGCGCCTGGGACGGGCCCAGCACCGACTGCAGG cactggtggccTCGGGGTGGCTCCGGTGGCAGCGGAAAccggaggggacagcaggggacagcag cacggTGGCCCCGGAGGTGACATCGGAGGTGAGGGGGTGGCAccgaggggacaccaggggtggctctgtccccagggtgtcacccccatgtcccccccagGCCACCAAGGGTGGGGACAGGACCCAGCCACGCCCAGGCACAG TCCCGCACAGCACCATCAGCCCCATGGTCAGCCCGTGCCCAGCCCGCAGCCAGCGCTGGCACCGCCGTGCCCGTCCCTCCTCACGTTCCAGTGTCGTTGCTGCCGCCTCAGCCATGGCCCCGACCTGCCACAGCCGCTGCTCGTCCTCGTcccccagggtccccagggcCACCGCCGGGGCCACCGCAGCCTCCCGGgccctctccagcccctcccgGGCCACCCGGGCCTGGCTCAGTGCAGCCTCAGCCTCAGCCAGTGCCGTGGGGACATTGTCCGGTGTCCCCAAGGCCTCggccagggccaccagggccgCCAGGGCCCGGTGCTGTGCGGCCTCTGCCGGGGCCACCTCgggagggagggcagagggGGACACCTGA
- the LOC102061811 gene encoding uncharacterized protein LOC102061811 isoform X9, with protein METPEPGHHGNEGGRFRVPAPPPDALSQSALAEGNSQWRCRRGGSSVAMATGRPGLRREKREKVLLGRWRQKVFQLLLQVRSLGAAVAAGSRQVSLLELRLRQGEQERQALSQERLRAEAAEEELGKLGQALSRLLGTLGVALADVTVAVGALGTLSERLGRAQHRLQALVASGWLRWQRKPEGTAGDSSTVAPEVTSEVRGWHRGDTRGGSVPRVSPPCPPQATKGGDRTQPRPGTVPHSTISPMVSPCPARSQRWHRRARPSSRSSVVAAASAMAPTCHSRCSSSSPRVPRATAGATAASRALSSPSRATRAWLSAASASASAVGTLSGVPKASARATRAARARCCAASAGATSGGRAEGDT; from the exons ATGGAAACGCCCGAGCCGGGTCACCATGGTAACGAGGGAGGACGCTTCCGGGTTCCTGCCCCGCCCCCTGACGCTCTTAGCCAATCAGCACTCGCGGAGGGGAACAGCCAATGGCGATGCAGGAGGGGCGGGAGCagcgttgccatggcaacggggcGGCCGGGCCTGCGGCGGGAAAAGCGAGAAAAG gtgctgctgggccGCTGGCGCCAGAAggttttccagctgctgctgcag gtgcGCTCTCTGGGTGCTGCAGTGGCTGCCGGGTCCCGCCAGGTGTCGCTGTTGGAGCTGCGGCTGCGCCAGGGGGAGCAGgagagacag GCCCTGTCCCAGGAGCGGCTCCGGGCGGAGGCGGCTGAGGAGGAACTGGGGAAACTGGGCCAGGCCCTGAGCCG gctgttgGGGACACTGGGCGTGGCCCTGGCCGATGTCACCGTGGCCGTCGGGGCCCTGGGGACCCTCAGTGAGCGCCTGGGACGGGCCCAGCACCGACTGCAGG cactggtggccTCGGGGTGGCTCCGGTGGCAGCGGAAAccggaggggacagcaggggacagcag cacggTGGCCCCGGAGGTGACATCGGAGGTGAGGGGGTGGCAccgaggggacaccaggggtggctctgtccccagggtgtcacccccatgtcccccccagGCCACCAAGGGTGGGGACAGGACCCAGCCACGCCCAGGCACAG TCCCGCACAGCACCATCAGCCCCATGGTCAGCCCGTGCCCAGCCCGCAGCCAGCGCTGGCACCGCCGTGCCCGTCCCTCCTCACGTTCCAGTGTCGTTGCTGCCGCCTCAGCCATGGCCCCGACCTGCCACAGCCGCTGCTCGTCCTCGTcccccagggtccccagggcCACCGCCGGGGCCACCGCAGCCTCCCGGgccctctccagcccctcccgGGCCACCCGGGCCTGGCTCAGTGCAGCCTCAGCCTCAGCCAGTGCCGTGGGGACATTGTCCGGTGTCCCCAAGGCCTCggccagggccaccagggccgCCAGGGCCCGGTGCTGTGCGGCCTCTGCCGGGGCCACCTCgggagggagggcagagggGGACACCTGA